A single window of Aspergillus oryzae RIB40 DNA, chromosome 8 DNA harbors:
- a CDS encoding thiolase family protein (acetyl-CoA acetyltransferase) — MAIQASATRLFKRAAIPASRQWQRQFSAAAPALKEIQDAYILSASRTPTAKFNGSFASVSAPELGAVAIKSAVTKSGLPVEKITDVYMGNVLQGSVGQAPARQASIFAGLSPTVESMTVNKVCASGLKAVALAAQNIQLGLADAQVAGGMENMSRVPYYLPRSSQLPPFGEIKLEDGLIKDGLWDVYNKFHMGICAETTAKKYEISREEQDEYAIQSYQRAQKAWNENKFADEIAPVTVKGKKGETVVERDEGYENLRVDKMKTLKPAFLRDGTGTVTAGNASTMNDGASALVLASKDLAREFGQGNRALARIVSSADAAIDPVDFPVAPAKAVPIALERAGITKDQVAVWEFNEAFAAVIKANEKILGLQNARVNPLGGAISLGHALGSSGSRILVTLLHQLQPGEYGVAAICNGGGAASAMVVQKLDRVD, encoded by the exons ATGGCGATCCAAGCTTCGGCTACGCGTCTCTTCAAGAGGGCGGCTATCCCCGCATCTCGCCAGTGGCAGCGACAGTTCAGCGCTGCAGCCCCAGCACTCAAGGAGATCCAGGATGCCTATATCCTCAGTGCTTCACGAACTCCGACTGCTAAG TTTAATGGATCGTTCGCCTCCGTCTCTGCCCCCGAGCTGGGCGCCGTTGCCATCAAGTCTGCTGTGACCAAGTCTGGACTCCCTGtcgagaagatcaccgaTGTATACATGGGAAATGTCCTCCAAGGATCGGTCGGCCAGGCACCAGCTCGCCAGGCTTCTATCTTCGCTGGTTTGTCGCCAACAGTGGAATCCATGACAGTAAACAAAGTGTGCGCCTCGGGCCTCAAGGCTGTAGCACTTGCTGCACAGAATATCCAGCTTGGCCTGGCAGACGCCCAAGTTGCTGGAGGAATGGAGAATATGTCTCGTGTCCCTTACTACCTCCCACGTTCCAGCCAGCTTCCACCGTTCGGAGAGATCAAACTGGAAGATGGTTTAATCAAGGATGGTCTGTGGGATGTCTATAACAAGTTTCATATGGGTATCTGTGCCGAAACCACAGCCAAGAAGTATGAGATCTCGAGGGAAGAACAGGATGAATATGCGATTCAGTCGTACCAGCGGGCTCAGAAGGCCTGGAACGAGAATAAGTTCGCCGATGAGATTGCCCCCGTCACTGTCAAGGGTAAGAAGGGTGAGACCGTTGTCGAACGTGACGAAGGCTATGAGAATCTGCGGGTTGATaagatgaagaccttgaAGCCCGCATTCTTAAGGGACGGCACAGGCACTGTCACTGCCGGTAATGCTTCCACCATGAATGATGGGGCATCAGCTCTGGTTCTGGCTAGCAAGGACTTGGCTCGCGAGTTTGGCCAGGGCAACCGGGCTCTTGCGCGTATCGTGTCCTCCGCGGATGCAGCTATTGACCCCGTGGACTTCCCTGTCGCCCCAGCTAAGGCGGTTCCCATTGCCCTCGAGCGAGCTGGTATCACCAAGGATCAGGTTGCCGTCTGGGAGTTTAATGAGGCATTTGCTGCCGTTATCAAAGCAAACGAGAAG ATTCTTGGATTGCAGAACGCCCGTGTCAACCCTCTGGGAGGAGCTATCTCTCTGGGACATGCACTCGGAAGCTCAGGCTCCCGTATCCTGGTCACTCTTCTCCACCAGCTGCAGCCTGGTGAATATGGTGTGGCCGCGATTTGCAATGGTGGTGGCGCCGCTAGTGCCATGGTTGTCCAGAAGTTGGACCGGGTTGATTAG
- a CDS encoding uncharacterized protein (predicted protein) produces the protein MKQSTVKINDHILVNRANERQTPKHTTEKEGGNGPGSQAATKNWNVTRIRTNVFTNGEWPIIYPQKRENFSIGPEQSISTVVGLAWSPPGLAKYRRCVLAVLTSGLLLSFYDISPQGKWTRVAIVNDCLNSYFKSLIDDEELRLRKSNIRSFTWCPPLKVPIPEQDATSYAVPPPESRWGMYLLSVTNDDNDVILLQARRSTDPTSASLYSFEVLSLTSLYEHTENQNVQPGSIFSSALRNRARASFMSPGPWIYQPTKENKGVCSAIGNVAITLGVKLKMVRHVVTLILDNDQTDSAVKYKARCVSEENTSYGGLLNNYHLTGALHWIHTVSLH, from the coding sequence ATGAAGCAAAGCACCGTAAAGATCAATGACCATATCTTAGTAAACAGAGCTAATGAAAGACAGACGCCGAAGCACACAAcagagaaggaaggaggaaaCGGACCTGGTTCCCAAGCCGCAACCAAAAATTGGAACGTGACACGCATTCGCACGAATGTCTTCACAAACGGGGAGTGGCCCATCATATATCCACAGAAGCGAGAAAACTTTTCAATCGGGCCGGAGCAGTCCATCAGTACTGTTGTCGGTTTGGCCTGGTCCCCGCCAGGACTTGCCAAGTATAGACGCTGTGTCTTGGCAGTATTGACTTCTGGTCTTCTTCTATCATTCTATGATATTAGTCCTCAAGGAAAATGGACACGGGTTGCTATCGTCAACGACTGTTTAAACTCGTACTTCAAATCGCTtattgatgatgaagagctcAGGTTACGGAAGTCCAATATCCGTTCTTTTACGTGGTGTCCGCCTCTTAAAGTTCCGATTCCAGAACAGGATGCCACAAGCTACGCAGTGCCACCCCCTGAAAGCCGCTGGGGCATGTACTTACTCTCGGTTACCAATGACGACAATGATGTGATTCTTCTGCAGGCCCGGAGATCCACAGATCCGACTTCCGCAAGCCTATACTCTTTCGAAGTCCTGTCACTGACTTCACTTTATGAACATACAGAGAATCAAAATGTTCAACCGGGCTCGATATTCTCCTCTGCACTCAGGAACCGCGCTAGGGCATCTTTCATGTCGCCGGGCCCGTGGATATATCAGCCAACCAAGGAGAATAAGGGTGTTTGTTCTGCGATTGGGAATGTGGCTATCACATTGGGGGTAAAGCTCAAGATGGTCAGACATGTCGTAACCTTGATATTGGACAATGACCAGACAGATTCTGCAGTGAAGTACAAGGCTCGATGTGTTTCTGAAGAGAACACCTCGTACGGTGGGCTCTTGAACAATTACCACTTGACTGGTGCTCTGCATTGGATACACACAGTAAGTTTGCACTAA
- a CDS encoding uncharacterized protein (predicted protein) produces MTLSGIQSSDELPETPWKKQLDNAREQFDIARDLGGYTISRIWGLASHDSLVVAAFTLHPGDTVEYRTSAEERTMLVFSHANAELTEHDDLAFPYPLPDRSPDTLRRKREAALGYILFTEGGDYSRLALSRKMLYAAACCAIVDSQNDKILSQARKALEWLASGIDVDLSNEIGKCSAPGSTIDAKTAEQLEGSGQQIFEQCTICDAGLSWYSAVEAQCAAGHLFVRCGVTFLAIQEPGLSKFCSRCGTEYLSEDLVHDELKHTCRILSDVFDTCIYCSGKFQA; encoded by the exons ATGACACTTTCTGGTATCCAAAGCAGCGATGAACTCCCAGAAACGCCTTGGAAGAAACAACTCGATAATGCCCGCGAACAGTTTGACATAGCCCGTGACCTTGGCGGATATACCATCAGCAGAATCTGGGGCCTGGCGTCCCATGACAGTCTTGTTGTGGCAGCTTTTACACTACATCCAGGAGACACGGTTGAATATCGAACTTCTGCAGAGGAGCGAACAATGCTTGTCTTCTCTCACGCGAATGCAGAGCTTACGGAACATGATGACCTGGCTTTCCCCTATCCTTTACCAGATCGATCACCGGACACCCTGCGCAGAAAAAGGGAGGCTGCTCTGGGATATATTCTCTTCACTGAAGGTGGCGACTACAGCAGACTGGCGTTGAGTCGGAAAATGCTCTATGCAGCAGCATGTTGCGCGATTGTGGACTCTCAGAATGACAAGATATTGTCTCAGGCTCGAAAAGCTCTGGAGTGGCTAGCATCAGGTATAGACGTTGACCTGTCTAATGAGATAGGCAAATGCTCGGCGCCAGGCAGTACGATAGACGCAAAAACTGCAGAACAGCTGGAGGGTTCAGGCCAACAGATCTTTGAACAATGTACTATATGCGATGCAGGGCTCTCTTGGTACTCCGCCGTGGAAGCTCAGTGTGCGGCTGGCCATCTGTTTG TGCGGTGCGGTGTGACATTTCTTGCTATTCAAGAGCCGGGCCTTTCGAAATTCTGCTCGCGCTGTGGAACAGAATATCTCAGTGAGGATCTTGTGCATGATGAACTCAAACACACCTGTCGCATCCTGTCGGACGTATTCGACACCTGTATATACTGCAGCGGCAAATTTCAAGCCTAG
- a CDS encoding chitobiosyldiphosphodolichol beta-1,4 mannosyltransferase (beta-1,4-mannosyltransferase) — protein MIESVVSVAFYISTAVTLFILLLPSQYAPKRSTAQDASTDPKTTVQILVLGDIGRSPRMQYHALSIAKGGGQVEIIGYHESEVHPDISSDPRISIVALPPHPAYLQTSNKLLFLVFGPLKVLFQVACLWWSLAYRTRPVKWLLVQNPPSIPTLAVASLTCFLRQTSLIIDWHNFGYSILALKLGNGHPLVKLSKWYEKTFGRYATAHLCVTTVMASVLKKEFLLEAPILPLHDRPANHFRPILDDNVRQEFLLSLPVAASVQSLINSGALRVLVSSTSWTADEDFSLLIDALCRYSQLAATTMPELPQVLAIITGKGPQKEMYIKQIADLEKAGKLQKVTVRTAWLTTTDYAKLLASASLGVSLHTSSSGVDLPMKVVDMFGAGLPVVGWNRFEAWPELVTEGVNGRGFGSSNELVEELVDLFGDTSKLDRLRVGAQKESTRRWDDEWNPVAGKLLGLI, from the exons ATGATTGAGTCCGTCGTCAGCGTCGCTTTCTACATCTCCACCGCAGTCACCCTTTTCATACTTCTACTACCCTCACAATATGCGCCGAAACGCTCGACAGCGCAAGATGCCTCTACCGATCCCAAAACAACCGTACAAATTCTCGTCTTGGGAGACATCGGTCGCAGTCCGCGCATGCAGTACCATGCGCTGAGCATTGCCAAAGGCGGAGGTCAAGTGGAAATCATTGGTTATCATG AGTCAGAAGTTCATCCCGATATCTCTTCCGACCCCAGAATCTCGATTGTCGCACTTCCCCCGCACCCAGCCTATCTTCAAACAAGCAACAAGCTTCTTTTCCTAGTATTTGGTCCGCTGAAGGTCCTCTTCCAGGTTGCTTGTTTGTGGTGGTCACTAGCCTATCGCACGCGACCTGTGAAGTGGCTCCTTGTTCAG AATCCTCCATCCATTCCAACTCTAGCAGTCGCATCCTTAACCTGCTTTCTTCGTCAAACGAGCCTTATTATCGATTGGCATAATTTCGGCTACTCCATCCTAGCGCTCAAGCTTGGAAATGGTCATCCATTGGTCAAACTGTCGAAATGGTACGAGAAGACATTCGGAAGATACGCCACGGCACATTTGTGCGTGACAACCGTCATGGCGTCTGtcctgaagaaagaattCCTACTGGAGGCACCTATTCTACCACTGCATGATCGGCCAGCCAACCATTTCCGGCCCATACTCGATGATAACGTTCGACAAGAGTTTCTCTTATCCTTGCCGGTAGCTGCTTCCGTACAATCACTGATCAATTCCGGGGCACTTCGCGTTCTAGTCAGTTCAACGTCATGGACTGCGGACGAGGACTTTTCCTTGCTTATCGATGCCCTCTGCCGCTACTCACAGTTAGCAGCCACGACCATGCCGGAACTGCCCCAGGTGCTTGCCATCATAACGGGCAAAGGCCCACAGAAGGAAATGTATATCAAGCAGATCGCCGACCTAGAAAAAGCGGGGAAGCTTCAAAAAGTGACAGTACGCACAGCATGGCTGACCACCACGGACTATGCAAAACTCCTGGCGTCCGCGTCACTCGGCGTCAGTCTACACACAAGCAGTAGTGGTGTCGATCTGCCTATGAAAGTGGTTGATATGTTCGGCGCTGGCCTGCCAGTGGTTGGCTGGAACCGCTTCGAGGCGTGGCCGGAATTAGTCACCGAAGGTGTTAATGGAAGAGGATTTGGGAGCTCCAATGAACTCGTAGAGGAGCTTGTGGACCTCTTTGGAGACACAAGCAAGCTTGACAGACTCCGCGTTGGAGCGCAGAAGGAAAGCACTCGTCGCTGGGATGACGAATGGAATCCAGTAGCCGGAAAGCTTCTAGGACTGATATAA